The DNA region TTACTTCCACCTTGTCTGGAAGCTAATATTCTTTCACAACAGTAAGTACACATACAGTAGAGGCCAGTACTAGACTACAAAGCAcacaaaaacagctgaaaagagCTGCAGTACAAGGAGCGAAGCATTAGCTTCAGTGGCAACAGGCCTGCACATCCATAGGAGCATCCTGCTCCCCTGCCTGTACCAAACACACAAGCCTCCAACTCCAAAGTTTTACCTTGCCTGGCTTCAGTTTGACCCACAATTCATTTTCTGGTCTCCTGAGCTCAGTGGTGAGTGTGCGGTGAGCAGTGTACCAACGATTCACAACATCATAAGGCACAGTGTTGATGACTGCGCGGTCATAGTTATTGTATctagaaataaagaagagaaaagatcGCTTATGTGGTCCCATGAGCACAGTGCAGCCACATGTTTCTAGAGGGAAGCTCAGGAGCCATAAGACTAGTCAGTATTAAAGGAGGCAATAGTGACAAGTAGAGAGGTTATGCGGCAAACACTCGGAGCAAGGAGGAGTTCACTGTTAAATCTAACACagtttttgctgcttttcacagAAGGATGCCCTGCACTTTCTGAGCAGTGGAGAAAATggtgggaaggaaagagaagcccATCAACACTGAGATATTAAAAACTTCTTTCCTTCCAAGAAACAATCTAGAAGTTAGCTGTCTGGTCAGCCAGTAGCTTCACACTATTAAGGAAGGGCCAGGCTCTAAACAGAGGCAGGCTGCAACAGGTGTACCAGCTACAGACAGGACTAAGggtttttcagaataaaattgcAGACCAGTTAGTGCTAAGCCAAGCTGGAACTTCAAAAGAGCAGCAGTGGTTCTTACACTTTCTTGAAAACAACACTGCAAAGCCCAAAAGGAAATGCATGGTGTTTTGTGGTCTCCACCCCACCCTCCCCAAAACATGCAATGGTTTTCTGTTGAAGCTGTCTTCTGGACAGTTAATCACTACAGTCTGCCCAACCCCATCTCCTCCCCATCTTCATTCTGATGTTACCTGATCAGGTAAAGCTCATTGTTCCAGGGATAGACGTTGAGGACTGGCCCAACTCCGATCATGTGGTTGTGACAATCTCCCACGTTCTCAATGTACTCGTGCTTCAGTGGCACCTTACTTAGCAGCTCAAACTGATCAGGTGCTTGCCGGAGAACCTGCTCCGCTGCATAGAAGCCATCCACCAGCAGTGTACGTCCTCCTGTCCCCTCATGCTTGAGGCAGTGAAACACTTGGATGCTGCATGGGTGAGAGCACAAGGGGAAAGACTTCAGCTGCCTGTCCCGTCAAGAAAATGCACTCCTTGGGGACCCAGACAAATGCAGATAGGTGCAACACCTCTCTCTACTGCTATTACTGACAAGTGTCTCACAACAATTTATTTCACTAAAACCTGACAGGGAATGAAGACAGCCCAGCAAGAAGCAGTTCTACTTGCTGTATCTTTAGCTCTCATATATTTTGCTTTCCTAGAAGAGGGCTGCTGTCTACAGAGTCTCCTAAACCAAAAGACACGAGGCTAGGAAACTTCAAGTGGTGTGTGGTATGTGACACCCAAGGTCCATTCAGGCAATAGGACAAAGAGGTGTGAAACATAAAACTGACCACTAGAATAACTCAGAACAAGAGTGCAGTTAAAGACATGCTGGTGGTACTACACTCTTATATGAATGCATATGCATCTTGGTCTCCCACAGTTAGTCAAGACAAGCCATGTGACAGTATGTCAAAAATCCCCTGGGAAGCCTGGAGCAGAGTCCTAGAATGAGAAGCTTCCATATTAGGATATCCCTTCCCTAGCAGGAAGCTGCCCAATTCAGCTGAacagcttttattcttttctgaaatttctgaagtttctttctttcccttcatcCAAGCATGTCAGACCTTGTATTACATGGCTAGGAGCTGCCTTGAGTCACATACTGTCAGTTTTCACAGTGTATCAACTTCACTTatcagaaaatcaaaatataacCTTTCAGGACAGCCTTTATCTCCTGATCTTCCTTTGAGGCCTCTTAACCCCACCCCACAGCAAGTAATTTGGCAGATGCTCCTAACTACAGCCTCACCAGTACCTTCTCACATGGACTCCAATTGTCCTTTATATCCACAGAAGGATCAGAATAATTACAGCAAGTCAGTCCGCAAGTTCAGGAGCACAGGTTGCCCAACTCCTCATGGCTCTGTGCTTTCAAGGCAATagtctcctcctgcagctcagggcaCTAAGTTCTTCGCTGCCTGGTAAGTGAGATAATACTGTACACTCTCCTGTGTCTTGGGGATTTTCTCTCCTCTATCCTTTGTAGTAATTTAACTTGAGACTTGTTAGATCTGGTTGATTTTACCCAATGCAGTGGGGAAAGCAGACATTCAAATAAACATGTCTTTCCTGAAAAACACCTCACTTCCTTTAGAAGCAGGTCAAAGACAGTTTAAAGTgcttaaaacatttcagaataagCCTCCAACAGTCTGAGAAAGGATTTCTGGCAGAGATATGTGCTCAGGAAAGCCAGAAATTCATGTTTTACCTGCATAGCTACAGTTTGCAAGCATTAGTTAGCCCACTAGCCTAGTCCACACTGCCATGGCTTGATACGTTTCATTTTGCTGCAGACTAGAATATACCTATCCAAATGAAAGGTACAGAAATAGCTGATGAGCTCTGCAGTTCTCACAATAAGCAGTTCAATTAAAGGACAACTGTAGGCTGAAGCTCTGATtactaattaatttttatttagttgCTGAGGAGATTCTGTGAGCTCTTAGAGCAAGTCAAGCAAGCAGGTAACTGCACAAGCCACGAAAGCACGTGGTTTCTACAGTCCACTGTTCACTGGAAACAAGCCGACCTGCACATGGCAGGATTTCAGTTTTATACAAATATACTTCTAGCTACACAGAGCACACTCGAAACTGCTTACCTTGCTTCTGACACCTAGCTGCTTCAGAACAAATGTTGCCACCCAAAAACTCTGTGCTAGGCTGGGGACAGGCAAGCAGGTGCCTCCTTGGTAGCACTACTTTTCCTGCTTTAAGTGAGCTGCTCTGAAATCCACTTTCAGCCAGAACACCTCACATGACTTGGTCCACACCTGTCTTACCAGGTCTGCCTAACAAAACCTTCCCATTACAATGCTCAGGAACTCATTAGGAACAGCCTCATTAGGAAAAGCTAATCATACTATAAGGCAGGAGGCTTGGACAAGATGACTTCTGGCCTCTGTAGTCCTACAAAATCACCATGCTTCCATCAGTTCAACCCCAGGGCCTTTTCATGACTTCCATCTTGACTgagatgaaagcaaacaaacaaacaaaaaaaattacacatgAAATTAAGCCTTCTGTGCTTCAGTGTGAACCATGATCAGGgctgctgcctttctttctcCAACTGGGTACAGAACTTGTGGCCCATAGGCTATACTGGAAAAGCAGTCTGCAGACTTGCATTTGGGAAATGTTACAgctacaaactttttttttttaatgtttaaagcACAGACAAGTGTAAACTTTGAAGGGCTAGATTAGCCCTTCCTACAGGGTTGCATTACTGCCAAAATACAAATCCCAACCAGTCTGAAGCAGAGCATCTGCAGAGGGCAGACAGAAGGGCAGCACATACCTCTGGTGCCACTCATGCAGCTGGGGAGGGCAGAAGCAGATAGTGCAGGTTGTGCCAAGACAGActgctccctccttccccagAGGCTACCACTAGGAGCACTCTGACAGTGAAACACAGTGCTGATGTGGACAAGGAGGGCTCGCCCATGTCAGCACAATTAAGCTGAAGCTTAAAAACCTCTTTCATTGCCTGCATTCTGGAAGACCTGTGAGTTTCAAACATAGGGCATCTACAGACTACCTCACTTCAAAGGAATCAAGCAGGATCCAGAATTACTGTGTGACTAGCAACATTACATCACATCAACAGTACTGGAAACAATCAAGTCTAAACTGCATCACTGTGAATCACTCCTGCCTTCTGTGCTGAGTGTCTGTgaaccagcagcagcacatacCCGCAGGGCTCCTGGAAGTAGGTCGTGTCAGTGTGCCGATCCAGAGCCAGTTTTGTGTAGGCAGTGTCGCCCCGGGAGAAATCAGAGGTGAAGTACCACATTCTGCCATAGATGGTCTCCCTGCAAAAGAGGTAGGCAGTTATCACTGAGTGCTGCAGGGATCAGTATTGTTGTACAACAGATCCTCTCTTGCACTTTGAGGTCACTCTCGCCCATCTCACATACAGAGCAAGTCTTACTTCTCCTCCACAAATACAGATCTTCCTTTTACTCCAAAGATGAATCCCAGCCAAATCATGGAAAGACTGAGCAACATCAGAAATTACCGGAGCGCAGCTAGCCTTTGTTTGTACCCACTGTGGGTACaattcccttctttcttaaGAAGATCTGGAGTTTTCACTGACCCCTCCCTGTAACGTGCGTGGCAGAGTCTAGAGAAAGGAAGGACCGAGAAGACACAAGCAATACTCAAGGGCTACAGGATGAGGCTAAAGATCTGGAGGAAAATGTGGGATGGATATTCCTCAGAGCCCTTAATTTCTATTTGGAGTGGCTATTCATCAACAGAAATAGGAATCCCATCTCTTCTAATGGTTGAAGGCAAGTTAAGTTGTTTCTGCAACTTGGATAAAACTTGAAACCTCAAACCCAGGCTTGCCATGTTATTGGTGGTtttaaacaaacacagaagaaacGTTTCccagtatttttctttagcaAGAGCTACAAATTGTTTTTGATCTCCCTTGGCTCCCAGGGCCAGGGCTGCCCTCTTAACCTTTCAAGTCACAACAGGAAATCTCTCTCCTTGCAAAGCTCAAGTCTTCCCAGACAGGCTACTTCCTTCAGTTACTCCTCTCTGTGCAGAGTCCCACTATCACAAAAGTCACTGTATGCTCCAGAGGCAGCTCTAACCTAATAACCCTAGCTGCCCCCCAAAAAGGAGCCAGATCCCACTGTGCAATATCCATCTCTGTCCATTGTGGCCCGGCCAGAGACTGCAGAAGACCCAGATCCTTTGTGTGCAGAACATGCAACAGTGCACAATACAAGGGCAGCACCTTTCTatacaaaaaggaaacaacagtCTATCATTCACAGTTCTACAAAGCTGTCTGTGGTCTTCCTGGGGAACTACTAGTTACCTGATTAAACTGATCCTTTCCGCTAAGATTTGTGTGTCCTCTTTGGTGGGAGTGACATTCTCAACAAAAGCAATCCCATACAGAAGGAAGTTTTGCAGGAACTCCTTCAGCCCCTCGTCCGTCTCCAGGAAACTTCGGCAGTCAACAGAGGGGACCTGGGCTTGCCGGTAGATTTCTGCATTCCAGAGGATCCGTGGGTGCATgacctgctgcttctgcccctCGTAGCTGTTCTTCACCAGCCACTGCAGCCCATACCGTGTAACATGTCCATCCGGCCCTGTGACACATGAGGAGAGCCAGTCATTGCAATGAACATCTTGAAATCACAGCCAGTGCAACCATCAACTTAGGACAGTCCTTACTCTTCTTATTTTGCCTAACAACATCGTATTTTGGCTGGTATCAAGAGAAAAGAATGTATTCGATTTAGACCACTAAAGTACTAAAAGTATTGCCAGCAACTCCAAATTCAGAGCCAAGTGTTTCTATTTCAGTAGTTTTGCTCTCAAGTGACAGGACTCcatggaaaagcaaagcactgaTGACTAGACCATAAATGAAGGAACCATAGACGAAAGCAAactgcagcaaaaggaagaaagcagcagggagaaaggACACAAGATATGAATTCTGATAAGGGACATCAGTTCAAATAAAGCAgagtaaagaaaaagcaaaccagtTCTTGATATGTTCACTATTTGCACTGCTGCCACATTCCTGCAGTAAACTACACAGATGCTGGAGATGCACACACCTCTAACCGAGAGAGAATgcaaggaggggaaaaaacagacaTAAATAAGACTGAGTTATGTTTACAGAAACAGCCCTACTCAGAACAGCAGTGTTTAAAATCTGCTTACAGCTAAGCCTCCTCTCAGAGCAGCTCCTGATTTAGAGATAAGGTTTCCTGGGAAGGGACAGCCTTAGGAGTGGGATCTATCAGCCAGCCTCACTCTCCAACCAGGGCTGCTCGTTGACAGACAGGGTGCAGGTGCTTTGGTACTCACACGTGAGGAAAAGCGTGGTCTCATCCACTCGGACAGCCTTGGGCCTGATGCTGAGGTCCACACTAGCTGTGTCCAAGCTGCGCTGGTTTGTCTTGGCGTTGTAGCAGGAAGCTGAGCGGCAGTGGTCCCGCAGCCAGACGAAATCGAAGCGCATCAAGGTGTTTGCATACCTGAGCTCTGCCAGAAGTCACGGGCACAGAAGGTGCATTGGTGtgaacagtgaggaaaaaaaacacagagccTACAGGTTATGACCTACTTATAGAAGATACAGAGCCTGTTAGACTTAGCAGCTGTTTGTGCAAATTAGCTTATCGCATGATGACCAGGCAAAAGATCTCAAGTGAAGAGCGTCACTGGCAGTGATTTTGCCATGGTCTCCTGTCTTACTACGTCCACAGTCAGTCTCACCCTGCAACAGGAAGCAGTACAGTTGACAAACATGTCTATCTTCTCTCTTCTATGGGTAGTAAATTCAGAGCTACCCAGAGGCTGCTGTACATAACAAGGTTCCCCGTGCCCGTGTAGCTGCAGATCTCATTGCACAAGCACAGGTAAGAACCAGCCAAATATTCTAAACTAAACACACATTACAAACAACATTACGACCTCTAAATCCCACTTATTCAAGTCCTGACCTTCTTGCTCCCTCCAGAGAAAGCTTAGGAATACTCAAAGTCCTTTAGAGGGAAATCAGAGCTGGCAGAGACAGTAGGAGagcccttcctgcccagcttTGAAATCCAAGTATCTATGTGGTAAAACAATATTCTCTCTCAGAGGGCCACTGTGTTGGATAAAATATTAAGCAGTTCCTTTTTGAGACAGGCTTACAAGAGACTCTAGAATAGCAACACCTTCTAACCAGCCTCAGCAGACATCACAAGGCAGAGGCTGGACAGCTGCAGGTGACAAAGACCATGGAGAAATGTGTCTCAGTTACTAAGCTgagtccaaaaaaaaaaaaaaacaaacaaaaaacccaccccccaaaaaacaaaggaCAAATTGACCTTAGACTGCATTTATAACTGTTTTACTTCACACAAAGGCACTCATTCCTTGCTTTTCCCTTCAGCATTCTCACAGGGAGGAACAACTTACACCAAAAAGGCTTGCTCATGCTATCCAGACACACGAACAGGTTGCCTACAAGCCTGCTCTAACCTACTCTGTTTCAAAGATTGCTGTTTTAAGGAAAACCTGCAAGTAAGGACAAGGCAGAGAGCTGGGACATACACTGAACCAGCCATCCCATCTGCAAGACATAACGAACAACTGGCAGACAGGGCAAGGTTCAGCTGCAACAACAGCTCAGGAATCACTTACTTTTCAAGTTAGTACTGCCTCATTTATTATAAAAGACTTACTGCCAGCAAACAAACCTGCTCCATCCTGCCTTTGGGAATTCCCAAAGGAACACAAAATGCCAATTCCAGCACACATCTCTCTAAAAACAAGGGTTGTTTCAGAAGGGAATCACTACCGGGAAAACAAACTCAGGAAAATCTTGCTCCTCTTCCCCCAGAGACCCAAAAACAGGCTTAAAAGCACACACCTACCTAAATGATCACCGTGTAACTGCCAGGCACAGCTGAGGGACTCTGGGGCTGTGTGATGCCAGCGagccacagcagctgtgaaggtCCTCCTGCCGCAGGACAGCCCCAGCAAGTGATGTCTGGTGTGTTGGCAAGGCACACTGAGCAGGCACGCCAGCCTCCGGCACCACATCCTGAACAGccaggagaaggaggagaacaAAGGGAGTCAGCTGTACTGTTGTTCTGGGTATAAACATGTAGAGCATGCAGCCTACTCCATGAAATTGGGTGCTGTACCCTTGCTTAGGTCAGCTACAGTGAACACTTTCGTAGACACCACCGCTATCGAAGACAATGAAGACAGCAAGTGAAAActcctaaaaaaaaaccctaaaactGAGTGTAATGGAAACAGCAGGGAATTCAGCATTAGAGCAggtaatgaatttttaaaacaaataagcTAATCCAATCACAGAACATCAGTTGGAAATAGGAGGAGAAACAAGGACATCTTGTCTGTTTTGTGATCAACATAAACTCCAGCAGAAAATTGTCCTGAGGAGAAATAGATAAGATCCTGAGATTTATCAGGTAAAGCACTTCCAGAAGAGACAGCTGGGTGTTCAAAACCATTTACAAAACACTGGCAAAATCTTATCTGCAGCAAGACTTGTCTTTTCTCTGGTCTTCCCCAAGCTGAATTCCCCCTTGCTGGACAGAACTGTAATCATCAGGGAAGTGGAGAAAAGTGACCATGCTTGGAAAGCAAGTAATAGAGGAATCAAGTAATTAGGTCAGTTCTAGAAAAAGTATGCAGAACAATAAGGAGGAAGAACTTCTACTGCCAAAGGACACAGCAAGCATGGAAGAGTAACCAGCCATGGTTAACTTTTGACCAGAGATGAGAAGGTGAATTCCAGAGGTTGGTTCATAACGACAATTCAGGAtgatgaacaaaagcaaaatcctGCAAGTTTTAAGACGTGAAGCCAAAGCCACACTAAGCACTCTGTCTTGTGCTCATCAAGTTCTGGATGTCAGGCCTAAATCCAACAGAATTTTAACAATGCTTTGATCTGAAGCACATCGAAATGCAGTATCACTGAACAAGACACAGGCACAGAAAGAATTTCTTATCCTGCTTTTCTGatttgccttcattttcttaTCTGAAGTGTACAGACATTGGTGCCTCGGCTGTCTAACCTGCTCCTCCACCTCATAGGTGACTTAGTGCAGAAATGGTGAAAGTTAATAAGAACAGTAAAatcagcacagaggaagatATTCCCAGAAAATTTGCTGAATGTGAAAAAAGTAGAAACTGTTTTATAAAGATAATGCAGTTTGAAATTAAGATGCAACTCACTGACTTGTGTAAGGTGCTTGGCTTCAGCCCGTGTACCACTCACTGACAgtttcagagctgcagaaagatgGTTCTGATTTCTGTGGCTGCTAAAATGCAATATGCCATCCTCAGCAGGCTGCATTGAATCTGGCTGTCTTGCAAATCAGCTGGATTCAGGTTAGCAGCTCTATTTTGCTCTGCGTGCCAGGTAGATGAGTGCTGGCTGCTCCTTGCTTTCTGCCTGACACCTGCAgacagcaagatctctgctaaCTGATCTTGTGCCCTGCAAAGCTCCTGGATCTCCTTCCAGATGCTGACTGAGCTGCAGCATCCTGAGAATCTCCAGCTTCCTGCAGACAAACTGTGCACCAGAAAGTCAGTTTTGCAGAAATAATCTGGCATCTAGTTATGCCAATGCTAAGTTTTGCAAGAATGCTTTACAAACTGAATATAGGAAAAAGAATTAGCCAGATTCGATACATAATGACTAAGTGAAGGAAACCTGCAAGAAGATCTACAGAGAACCAGGAGTCACCAATAACAATTATTGGGTTTTACAAACTTTAAAGAAATGAGTTAACTCACTAAACCAAGTGTTAACACTCACGTTACTTGAAGACTATGCTTTGTGAAAGAAAGATGACTCACTCCATTTAGGCTTTTGGATCTCAAGAATATCCACCAACTGAGAGAGGATAAAAAAAAGGACGTTGTTTGCACACGGCTGATATCTCCTCGCACAGGACACAACTGATAGGAAAAGCTCATCCATAAATCCATTTAGAAAGTGGCCCCTGCCTGAGGCAGCTCCAGCTGTAGTTATCTCTTTCTGCACATGTTCTTTTTTATCTCTGTCTTTTTCCAGTATCAAAACTTACCAGAGAATAAACACAGGTAATGGTAAGTGACCCAGATATTTAATCTAATCACTGAGACCTCTTGCttctctgctgttcttcctgGAAGCAGACACCACAAACAGCTGAGAGAAGCCATAAATTAAACCTTCCAAACGACATTAAAACTGAGAGGAGTTGAACACAcgaaaaaaatctgtaaaattaGGGAGAATTTATATTTTGCCTTTGAGCTTGTTTAACAAAAGCTAACAACACTCTCCTGGCTGGAATTAATTATATGAACAGATAACTCTCTCCTCCAGTCCTCCTGTTTACCTCCCTCTGCACTTCTGATCTTTATGTTGCCTACATCACACACACCTTACCTGAGTACCTGtgaaatgcagcagctgcaagGTCCCAAGACCACATTTCCCTTTAAATTCACAAAGAACaggcaggaggaaggaaaggacaCTAAACTACCCTTCACGTGAAGGCAAGCGGACTTTGAGATATGAGAGATCTTCAATTTCCAAC from Meleagris gallopavo isolate NT-WF06-2002-E0010 breed Aviagen turkey brand Nicholas breeding stock chromosome 9, Turkey_5.1, whole genome shotgun sequence includes:
- the TMLHE gene encoding trimethyllysine dioxygenase, mitochondrial; protein product: MWCRRLACLLSVPCQHTRHHLLGLSCGRRTFTAAVARWHHTAPESLSCAWQLHGDHLELRYANTLMRFDFVWLRDHCRSASCYNAKTNQRSLDTASVDLSIRPKAVRVDETTLFLTWPDGHVTRYGLQWLVKNSYEGQKQQVMHPRILWNAEIYRQAQVPSVDCRSFLETDEGLKEFLQNFLLYGIAFVENVTPTKEDTQILAERISLIRETIYGRMWYFTSDFSRGDTAYTKLALDRHTDTTYFQEPCGIQVFHCLKHEGTGGRTLLVDGFYAAEQVLRQAPDQFELLSKVPLKHEYIENVGDCHNHMIGVGPVLNVYPWNNELYLIRYNNYDRAVINTVPYDVVNRWYTAHRTLTTELRRPENELWVKLKPGKALFIDNWRVLHGREAFTGYRQLCGCYLTRDDVLNTARLLGLQA